The sequence AATGCCCGGCGACCGCCGTCCCGGCGGGCTTCACCGGCGAAGGGCTGCCGGTCGGGGTGCAGGTGGTCACGGCGCGTCACGCCGACCTGCGCGCGCTGGAGATCGCGCACGCGCTGGAGAAGGTGAACGGGCACACCGCTCGCCGTCCGTCGGTCCCGTCGCCGTGACCGGCGTCATGGTGGTGCCAGCACCACCACGAGTCTTCCCTCACGCGGGATCGATCCGGGCCCTCGACGGCCGTAGGTTTCATCGAGAGAGATCACCACCGGTTAAGGGGAAATGATGAATTCAGGGGGCACACGCGCCTTGGCGCTGGAATCCGTGAGCAAGGTCTACGGATCCGGTGACGGCGCGGTCACGGCCTTGAACGGGGTGACCGTCGAGGTGCGCAAGGGCTCGTTCACCGCGGTGATGGGACCGTCGGGATCGGGCAAGAGCACCTTCCTGCACTGCGCGGCGGGCCTGGACAAGCCGAGTTCCGGCCGGGTGCTGCTGGGGGACACGGAGCTGAACAGGCTGCGTGAGAAAGCGCTCACCGAGCTGCGGCGGACCCGGATCGGGTTCATCTTCCAGGCCTACAACCTGTTGCCGTCCTTGAACGTGCTGCAGAACATCACGCTGCCGATGCGGCTGGCCGGGAAGAAGCCGGATCCGCAGTGGCTGCGTGAGATCGTCGAAGGG comes from Amycolatopsis lurida and encodes:
- a CDS encoding ABC transporter ATP-binding protein codes for the protein MNSGGTRALALESVSKVYGSGDGAVTALNGVTVEVRKGSFTAVMGPSGSGKSTFLHCAAGLDKPSSGRVLLGDTELNRLREKALTELRRTRIGFIFQAYNLLPSLNVLQNITLPMRLAGKKPDPQWLREIVEGVGIAKRLEHRPSELSGGQQQRVAIARALITRPEVVLADEPTGALDTRTARQVLDLLRSIVDSMGQTVLMVTHDPVAASAAHGVLFLADGKLAGHLPQPTPERVAERMTHLGEW